A portion of the Pseudoxanthomonas sp. JBR18 genome contains these proteins:
- the rplE gene encoding 50S ribosomal protein L5: MTTRLEKIYKEEVVPNLTKKFGYANPMEVPKITKITINMGVGEAATNKKILENAVADLAKISGQKPITTKSRVSVASFKIRDGWPIGCKVTLRRAHMYEFLDRLVSIALPRVRDFRGVSGRSFDGRGNFNMGVKEQIIFPEIDFDQVDAVRGMDIAITTTAKTDAEARALLEAFKFPFRN, translated from the coding sequence ATGACCACTCGTCTCGAAAAAATCTATAAGGAAGAGGTCGTTCCGAACTTGACCAAGAAGTTCGGTTACGCCAATCCGATGGAAGTCCCGAAGATCACCAAGATCACCATCAACATGGGTGTGGGTGAAGCGGCGACCAACAAGAAGATCCTGGAAAACGCCGTCGCCGATCTGGCCAAGATCTCCGGCCAGAAGCCGATCACCACCAAGTCGCGCGTGTCGGTGGCGTCCTTCAAGATCCGTGACGGCTGGCCGATCGGCTGCAAGGTCACCCTGCGCCGCGCGCACATGTATGAGTTCCTGGACCGCCTGGTGAGCATCGCGCTGCCGCGCGTGCGCGACTTCCGTGGCGTGTCCGGTCGTTCCTTCGACGGCCGTGGCAACTTCAACATGGGCGTCAAGGAGCAGATCATCTTCCCGGAAATCGACTTCGACCAGGTTGACGCCGTGCGTGGTATGGACATTGCCATCACCACCACCGCCAAGACCGACGCCGAGGCCCGGGCGCTGCTCGAAGCCTTCAAGTTCCCGTTCCGCAACTAA
- the rplO gene encoding 50S ribosomal protein L15 codes for MTMRLNTLAPVEGARTERKRVGRGIGSGLGKTAGRGHKGSFARAGKGKIKAKFEGGQMPLIKRLPKVGFRSKLKKDTAEVLSYQLDRLEAGEIDFAALRAAKLVPSTAKRAKIVKKGDLTKAFTLKGVLATAGAKAAIEAAGGSVQE; via the coding sequence ATCACTATGCGTCTCAACACTCTCGCGCCCGTCGAAGGCGCCCGCACCGAGCGCAAGCGCGTCGGTCGTGGTATCGGTTCGGGCCTGGGCAAGACTGCCGGTCGCGGCCACAAGGGTTCGTTCGCCCGCGCCGGTAAGGGCAAGATCAAGGCGAAGTTCGAAGGCGGCCAGATGCCGCTGATCAAGCGTCTGCCCAAGGTCGGTTTCCGTTCCAAGCTCAAGAAGGACACCGCCGAGGTGCTGTCCTACCAGCTGGACCGTCTGGAAGCCGGTGAGATCGACTTCGCCGCACTGCGTGCCGCCAAGCTGGTGCCCAGCACCGCCAAGCGCGCCAAGATCGTGAAGAAGGGCGACCTCACCAAGGCCTTCACCCTGAAGGGCGTGCTGGCCACGGCTGGTGCGAAGGCCGCGATCGAAGCTGCCGGCGGCAGCGTCCAGGAGTAA
- the rplN gene encoding 50S ribosomal protein L14 — protein MIQMQSYLDAADNSGAKELMCIKVLGGSKRRYAGIGDIIKVTVKDAIPRGKVKKGEVYDAVVVRTRKGVRRADGSLIRFDGNAAVLLNNKQEPIGTRIFGPVTRELRSEKFMKIVSLAPEVL, from the coding sequence ATGATCCAGATGCAGAGCTATCTCGATGCGGCCGACAACTCCGGTGCCAAGGAGCTGATGTGCATCAAGGTGCTGGGTGGTTCCAAGCGCCGTTATGCCGGCATCGGCGACATCATCAAGGTCACCGTCAAGGACGCGATCCCGCGCGGCAAGGTCAAGAAGGGCGAGGTCTATGACGCCGTGGTCGTGCGTACCCGCAAGGGTGTGCGTCGTGCCGACGGCTCGCTGATCCGCTTCGACGGCAACGCCGCCGTCCTGCTGAACAACAAGCAGGAGCCGATCGGCACCCGTATCTTCGGACCGGTGACCCGCGAACTGCGCTCCGAGAAGTTCATGAAGATCGTCTCGCTCGCACCCGAAGTGCTGTGA
- the rplR gene encoding 50S ribosomal protein L18 encodes MSIKNTARLRRAKSTRAHIRKLGVPRLSVLRTGQHLYAQVFTADGSKVLASANTLQADVKDGLKNGKNADAAAKVGKLIAERAKAAGVEKVAFDRSGYRYHGRVKALADAAREGGLQF; translated from the coding sequence ATGAGCATCAAGAACACTGCCCGTCTGCGTCGCGCCAAGTCGACCCGTGCCCACATCCGCAAGCTCGGCGTTCCGCGTCTGAGCGTGCTGCGCACCGGTCAGCACCTGTACGCGCAGGTTTTCACCGCCGACGGCTCCAAGGTGCTGGCCTCCGCCAACACCCTCCAGGCCGACGTGAAGGATGGCCTGAAGAACGGCAAGAACGCCGATGCCGCCGCCAAGGTCGGCAAGCTGATCGCCGAGCGCGCCAAGGCAGCTGGTGTCGAGAAGGTCGCCTTCGACCGTTCCGGCTACCGCTACCACGGCCGCGTCAAGGCGCTGGCCGATGCCGCGCGCGAAGGCGGCCTGCAGTTCTAA
- the rpoA gene encoding DNA-directed RNA polymerase subunit alpha, with protein MTGITQQVLRPRGPQIERLTDNRAKVVIEPLERGYGHTLGNALRRVLLSSIPGFAITEVEIDGVLHEYSTIEGLQEDVLEVLLNLKDVAIRIHTGDNATLSLAKQGPGVVTAGDIKTDHNVEILNPDHVIAHLTKDIAVNLRLKIERGFGYQPAAARRRPDEESRTIGRLVLDASFSPVRRVAYAVESARVEQRTDLDKLVIDIETNGTIDAEEAVRTAADILSDQLSVFGDFTHRDRGAPKQQTGGVDPVLLRPIDDLELTVRSANCLKAESIYYIGDLIQKTEVELLKTPNLGKKSLTEIKEVLAQRGLSLGMKLENWPPAGVSQHGMLG; from the coding sequence ATGACGGGTATCACTCAGCAAGTGCTGCGCCCCCGCGGCCCGCAGATCGAGCGCCTGACCGACAACCGTGCCAAGGTGGTCATCGAACCGCTGGAGCGCGGTTACGGCCATACGCTCGGCAATGCGCTGCGTCGCGTGCTGCTGTCGTCCATCCCCGGCTTCGCCATCACCGAGGTCGAGATCGACGGCGTGCTGCACGAGTACAGCACCATCGAGGGGCTGCAGGAAGACGTGCTCGAAGTCCTGCTCAACCTCAAGGATGTGGCCATCCGCATCCACACCGGTGACAACGCCACCCTGAGCCTGGCCAAGCAGGGCCCGGGCGTGGTGACCGCCGGCGACATCAAGACCGACCACAACGTCGAGATCCTCAATCCCGACCACGTGATCGCGCACCTGACCAAGGACATCGCGGTCAACCTGCGCCTGAAGATCGAGCGCGGCTTCGGCTACCAGCCGGCCGCCGCGCGCCGTCGTCCGGACGAAGAGAGCCGTACGATCGGTCGCCTGGTGCTGGACGCCTCGTTCTCGCCGGTCCGCCGCGTGGCCTATGCGGTGGAGTCCGCCCGCGTCGAGCAGCGTACCGACCTGGACAAGCTGGTCATCGACATCGAGACCAACGGCACCATCGACGCCGAGGAAGCCGTGCGCACCGCCGCCGACATCCTGAGCGACCAGCTGTCGGTGTTCGGCGACTTCACGCACCGCGATCGCGGCGCGCCGAAGCAGCAGACCGGTGGCGTGGATCCGGTGCTCCTGCGCCCGATCGACGACCTGGAGCTGACCGTGCGTTCGGCCAATTGCCTGAAGGCCGAGAGCATCTACTACATCGGCGACCTGATCCAGAAGACCGAAGTCGAGCTGCTCAAGACCCCGAACCTCGGCAAGAAGTCCCTGACCGAGATCAAGGAAGTCCTGGCGCAGCGTGGCCTGTCGCTGGGCATGAAGCTGGAAAACTGGCCGCCGGCCGGTGTTTCTCAGCACGGTATGCTGGGCTGA
- the rplF gene encoding 50S ribosomal protein L6 — MSRVAKKPITLPKGTEVNTANGTITAKGPKGSLTLAQPQGVSLSNENGVISLSPATAEHEAITGTIRAILANMVKGVSEGFERKLELVGVGYRAAMQGADLNLSLGFSHPVLFKAPEGITLATPTQTEILVQGADKQRVGEVAAKIRGFRPPEPYKGKGVKYSDETIIRKEAKKA, encoded by the coding sequence ATGTCCCGCGTCGCCAAGAAGCCAATCACCCTGCCGAAGGGTACCGAAGTCAATACCGCCAACGGCACGATCACCGCCAAGGGCCCGAAGGGCTCGCTGACGCTCGCTCAGCCCCAGGGCGTGAGCCTGTCCAACGAGAATGGCGTGATCAGCCTGTCGCCGGCGACCGCTGAGCACGAAGCCATCACCGGCACCATCCGCGCGATCCTGGCCAACATGGTCAAGGGCGTGTCGGAAGGGTTCGAGCGCAAGCTGGAGCTGGTCGGCGTGGGTTATCGCGCCGCCATGCAGGGCGCTGACCTGAACCTGTCGCTGGGGTTCTCGCACCCGGTGCTGTTCAAGGCGCCCGAGGGCATCACCCTGGCGACCCCGACCCAGACCGAAATCCTGGTGCAGGGCGCAGACAAGCAGCGCGTCGGTGAGGTTGCCGCCAAGATCCGCGGTTTCCGTCCGCCGGAACCCTACAAGGGCAAGGGCGTGAAGTACTCCGACGAAACCATCATTCGCAAGGAAGCCAAGAAGGCCTAA
- the rpsM gene encoding 30S ribosomal protein S13 yields the protein MARIAGVNLPAQKHVWVGLQSIYGIGRTRSKQVCEAAGVATSTKIRDLSEPEVERLRAEIGKYIVEGDLRREVGMAIKRLMDLGCYRGLRHRRGLPLRGQRTRTNARTRKGPRKAIRK from the coding sequence ATGGCGCGTATTGCAGGTGTCAACCTGCCTGCCCAGAAGCACGTCTGGGTGGGGCTGCAGAGCATTTACGGCATTGGCCGTACCCGGTCGAAGCAGGTCTGCGAAGCCGCAGGCGTCGCGACGTCGACCAAAATCCGTGACCTGTCCGAGCCGGAAGTCGAGCGCCTGCGCGCCGAAATCGGCAAGTACATCGTCGAAGGCGACCTGCGTCGCGAAGTGGGTATGGCGATCAAGCGCCTGATGGACCTGGGCTGCTATCGCGGTCTGCGTCATCGTCGTGGTCTGCCGCTGCGCGGCCAGCGCACCCGTACCAATGCACGCACCCGCAAGGGTCCGCGCAAAGCCATCCGGAAATAA
- the rpsE gene encoding 30S ribosomal protein S5 encodes MAEERSRGRDRNREEKVDDGMIEKLIAVNRVSKTVKGGRQFTFTALTVVGDGNGRIGFGYGKAREVPVAIQKSMEYARKGMLNVELNNGTLWHPVKAGHGAARVFMQPASEGTGVIAGGAMRAVLEAVGVKNVLAKAVGSRNPINLVRATLRGLEDMQSPARIAAKRGKSVEELTHG; translated from the coding sequence ATGGCAGAAGAACGTTCCCGCGGGCGTGATCGCAACCGCGAAGAGAAAGTCGACGACGGCATGATCGAGAAGCTGATCGCGGTCAACCGCGTCAGCAAGACGGTCAAGGGCGGTCGCCAGTTCACCTTCACCGCGCTGACCGTGGTCGGCGATGGCAACGGCCGCATCGGCTTCGGCTACGGCAAGGCCCGTGAGGTTCCGGTTGCCATCCAGAAGTCGATGGAGTACGCCCGCAAGGGGATGCTCAACGTCGAGCTGAACAACGGCACCTTGTGGCACCCGGTCAAGGCCGGCCACGGCGCGGCCCGCGTGTTCATGCAGCCGGCCTCCGAAGGTACCGGTGTGATCGCCGGTGGCGCCATGCGCGCCGTGCTCGAGGCAGTGGGCGTGAAGAACGTGCTGGCCAAGGCGGTCGGCTCGCGTAACCCCATCAACCTGGTCCGCGCCACCCTGCGTGGCCTGGAAGACATGCAGTCGCCGGCCCGTATCGCGGCCAAGCGTGGCAAGTCGGTGGAGGAACTTACCCATGGCTAA
- the rplX gene encoding 50S ribosomal protein L24, translating into MANRIKKGDQVVVITGKDKGKQGDVLRVDGDRVVVSNVNIVKRHTKPNPQAGVAGGVVEREASIHISNVALFNADSGKGERVGFKVLEDGRKLRVFRSSGEALDA; encoded by the coding sequence ATGGCTAACCGTATCAAGAAGGGCGACCAGGTGGTCGTCATCACCGGCAAGGACAAGGGCAAGCAGGGCGACGTGCTGCGTGTGGATGGCGACCGTGTGGTCGTGTCCAACGTGAACATCGTCAAGCGCCACACCAAGCCGAACCCGCAGGCGGGTGTCGCCGGCGGCGTCGTCGAGCGCGAAGCCTCGATCCATATCTCCAACGTTGCCCTGTTCAATGCCGATTCCGGCAAGGGCGAGCGCGTTGGTTTCAAGGTGCTGGAGGATGGACGCAAACTGCGTGTGTTCCGCTCCAGCGGTGAGGCGCTTGACGCCTGA
- the rpsN gene encoding 30S ribosomal protein S14, protein MAKTSMVNRDLKRAKLAKKYAAKRDELKKIISSQDASYEEKIEASTKLQKLPRDSSPSRFRTRCELSGRPRAVYSKFGLARNKLREATMRGDVPGLRKASW, encoded by the coding sequence ATGGCAAAGACCTCCATGGTCAACCGCGACCTGAAGCGGGCGAAGCTGGCCAAGAAGTACGCGGCCAAGCGCGATGAGCTGAAGAAGATCATCTCCAGTCAGGATGCGTCCTACGAAGAGAAGATCGAGGCGTCCACCAAGCTGCAGAAGCTGCCACGCGACTCCTCGCCGAGCCGTTTCCGCACCCGCTGCGAGCTGTCCGGCCGCCCGCGCGCCGTGTACAGCAAGTTCGGCCTGGCCCGCAACAAGCTGCGCGAAGCCACCATGCGCGGCGACGTGCCCGGCCTGCGCAAGGCCAGCTGGTAA
- the rpsH gene encoding 30S ribosomal protein S8, producing the protein MSMTDPIADMFVRIRNAAAVGKQTVKMPSSNIKVAIAGVLKSEGYITDSRVTKTENNKAELEIVLKYFEGKPVIDTLKRVSRSGLRQYRGKDELPKVLNGLGVAIISTSKGIMTDAQARQQGVGGEVLCFVA; encoded by the coding sequence ATGAGCATGACTGATCCCATCGCCGACATGTTCGTCCGCATTCGTAATGCGGCGGCCGTCGGCAAGCAGACGGTGAAGATGCCGTCCTCCAACATCAAGGTCGCCATTGCCGGTGTCCTCAAGTCCGAGGGCTACATCACCGACTCGCGCGTCACCAAGACCGAGAACAACAAGGCTGAGCTCGAGATCGTCCTCAAGTACTTCGAGGGCAAGCCGGTTATCGACACGCTCAAGCGTGTGTCCCGTTCGGGCCTGCGCCAGTATCGCGGCAAGGACGAACTGCCCAAGGTGCTCAATGGCCTGGGCGTTGCCATCATTTCCACGTCCAAAGGCATCATGACCGATGCGCAGGCGCGCCAGCAGGGCGTCGGCGGTGAAGTCCTGTGCTTCGTGGCCTAA
- the rpsK gene encoding 30S ribosomal protein S11 — translation MAKPAAKTTKKKIKRVVTDGVAHVHASFNNTIVTITDRQGNALSWATSGGAGFRGSRKSTPFAAQVAAEKAGRAALDYGLKSLEVRIKGPGPGRESAVRSLNNVGYKITNIIDVTPIPHNGCRPPKKRRV, via the coding sequence ATGGCCAAGCCAGCTGCCAAGACCACCAAGAAGAAGATCAAGCGCGTCGTCACCGACGGCGTTGCCCACGTCCACGCTTCGTTCAACAACACCATCGTCACCATCACCGACCGCCAGGGCAATGCGCTCTCGTGGGCCACGTCGGGCGGTGCGGGCTTCCGCGGTTCGCGCAAGTCCACCCCGTTCGCCGCACAGGTCGCCGCCGAAAAGGCCGGCCGTGCGGCTTTGGACTACGGTCTGAAGTCGCTGGAAGTCCGCATCAAGGGCCCGGGTCCGGGTCGTGAGTCGGCCGTACGTTCGCTCAATAACGTCGGCTACAAGATCACCAACATCATCGACGTGACGCCTATCCCGCACAACGGGTGCCGTCCGCCGAAGAAGCGTCGCGTCTAA
- the rpsQ gene encoding 30S ribosomal protein S17, whose product MSDNEQKTQRTIEGRVVSNKMDKTVTILVERQVKHALYGKYIKRSTKLHAHDADNACNEGDLVRVVEVAPMSKTKNWSVVEIVARAAE is encoded by the coding sequence ATGAGTGACAACGAACAGAAGACGCAGCGCACGATCGAAGGTCGTGTCGTGAGCAACAAGATGGACAAGACGGTCACCATTCTGGTGGAGCGTCAGGTCAAGCACGCCCTGTACGGCAAGTACATCAAGCGCTCGACCAAGCTGCACGCCCATGACGCGGACAACGCCTGTAACGAAGGCGACCTGGTCCGCGTGGTTGAGGTGGCGCCGATGTCCAAGACCAAGAACTGGAGCGTGGTCGAGATCGTCGCCCGCGCGGCCGAATAA
- the rpsD gene encoding 30S ribosomal protein S4, producing MARYIGPTCKLARREGADLSLKSPARALDSKCKLEQKPGQHGATARRGKLSDYANQLREKQKVKRIYGLLERQFRNYYKKASTKKGNTGENLLQLLETRLDNVIYRMGFAVTRPAARQLVSHRGVLVNGKSVNLPSYQVKAGDAIELSEKAQKQLRVQESLTVSAQLDLSPSWVEVDSKKFAGVFKAVPVRSDLPADINEALIVELYSK from the coding sequence ATGGCTCGTTACATCGGTCCTACCTGCAAACTCGCCCGCCGCGAAGGCGCAGACCTGTCCCTCAAGAGCCCGGCGCGCGCGCTGGACTCCAAGTGCAAGCTGGAGCAGAAGCCCGGCCAGCACGGCGCCACTGCCCGCCGCGGCAAGCTGTCGGATTACGCCAACCAGCTGCGTGAAAAGCAGAAGGTCAAGCGTATCTACGGCCTGCTGGAGCGTCAGTTCCGCAACTACTACAAGAAGGCCTCGACCAAGAAGGGCAACACCGGCGAGAACCTGCTGCAGCTGCTGGAAACCCGTCTGGACAACGTCATTTACCGCATGGGTTTTGCGGTGACCCGTCCGGCCGCCCGCCAGCTGGTGTCCCACCGTGGGGTGCTGGTCAACGGCAAGTCCGTGAACCTGCCCTCCTACCAGGTCAAGGCTGGCGACGCGATCGAGCTGTCGGAAAAGGCCCAGAAGCAGCTGCGCGTGCAGGAATCCCTGACCGTGTCGGCCCAGCTGGACCTGAGCCCGTCCTGGGTGGAAGTGGATTCGAAGAAGTTCGCCGGCGTGTTCAAGGCCGTGCCGGTCCGTTCGGATCTGCCCGCCGACATCAACGAAGCGCTGATCGTCGAGCTGTACTCGAAGTAA
- the rpmD gene encoding 50S ribosomal protein L30 — MANESHKTVKVRLVRGLRGSQSRHRLSVKALGLNKLNDVRELKDSPQVRGLIAKVHYLVRVEE; from the coding sequence ATGGCTAATGAGTCCCACAAGACCGTCAAGGTCCGCCTGGTGCGTGGCCTGCGTGGCTCCCAGTCCCGTCACCGTCTGTCGGTGAAGGCGCTGGGTCTGAACAAGCTCAACGATGTGCGTGAACTCAAGGACAGCCCGCAGGTGCGCGGCCTGATCGCCAAGGTTCACTACCTCGTCCGCGTCGAGGAGTAA
- the secY gene encoding preprotein translocase subunit SecY has translation MAQQGIAGGLGKFTELRQRLLFVLGALIVYRIGCFVPVPGVNPDAMLALMQQQGGGIVDMFNMFSGGALHRFSIFALNVMPYISASIVIQLGAHIFPALKALQKEGESGRRKITQYSRVGAVLLAIVQGGSIALALQHQTAPGGAPVVYAPGMGFVITAIVALTAGTIFLMWVGEQVTERGIGNGVSLIIFSGIVAGLPAAVIHTFGAVNDGTMSPIALIIVALVVFAFTWFVVFIERGQRRITVNYARRQGGRNAYMNQTSFLPLKLNMAGVIPPIFASSILAFPATLAQWSGEASSAIWLQRISQALAPGEPLHMIVFAAMIIGFAFFYTALVFNSQETAENLKKSGALIPGIRPGRATADYVDAVLTRLTAAGSLYLVAVCLLPEIMRTQLGTSFYFGGTSLLIVVVVVMDFIAQIQAHLMSHQYESLLKKANLKGGSRGLSRG, from the coding sequence ATGGCGCAGCAAGGCATTGCGGGTGGTCTGGGCAAGTTCACCGAGCTTCGGCAGCGGTTGCTGTTCGTGCTGGGTGCCCTGATCGTCTACCGGATCGGCTGTTTCGTTCCGGTACCGGGCGTGAATCCGGACGCAATGCTGGCGCTGATGCAGCAGCAGGGCGGCGGCATCGTGGACATGTTCAACATGTTCTCGGGCGGCGCCCTGCATCGCTTCAGCATCTTCGCGCTGAACGTGATGCCGTACATCTCGGCCTCGATCGTGATCCAGCTGGGCGCGCACATCTTTCCGGCGCTCAAGGCGCTGCAGAAGGAAGGCGAGTCCGGGCGGCGCAAGATCACCCAGTACTCACGCGTCGGCGCGGTGCTGCTGGCGATCGTGCAGGGTGGCAGTATCGCCCTGGCGTTGCAGCACCAGACCGCCCCGGGTGGCGCGCCGGTGGTGTACGCACCGGGCATGGGCTTCGTGATCACGGCCATCGTGGCCCTGACCGCAGGCACCATCTTCCTGATGTGGGTCGGTGAGCAGGTTACCGAGCGCGGTATCGGCAACGGTGTCTCGCTGATCATCTTCTCGGGCATCGTCGCGGGCCTGCCGGCTGCGGTGATCCATACGTTCGGCGCCGTCAACGACGGCACGATGAGCCCCATCGCCCTGATCATCGTGGCGCTGGTGGTGTTTGCATTTACCTGGTTCGTGGTGTTCATCGAGCGCGGTCAGCGCCGGATCACGGTCAACTACGCGCGCCGTCAGGGCGGTCGTAACGCGTACATGAACCAGACCTCGTTCCTGCCGCTGAAGCTGAACATGGCAGGCGTGATTCCGCCGATCTTCGCCTCGTCGATCCTGGCGTTCCCGGCGACGCTGGCGCAGTGGTCCGGCGAGGCCAGCTCGGCCATCTGGCTGCAGCGCATTTCGCAGGCCCTGGCGCCGGGCGAGCCGCTGCACATGATCGTGTTCGCGGCGATGATCATCGGCTTTGCGTTCTTCTATACCGCCTTGGTGTTCAACTCCCAGGAGACGGCGGAGAACCTGAAGAAGTCCGGCGCCCTGATCCCGGGGATCCGGCCCGGTCGCGCCACGGCCGATTACGTCGACGCCGTTCTGACGCGCCTGACGGCAGCTGGCTCGCTGTATCTGGTGGCGGTGTGTCTGCTGCCGGAAATCATGAGGACCCAGCTGGGCACCTCGTTCTACTTCGGCGGCACCTCGCTGCTGATCGTGGTGGTGGTGGTCATGGACTTCATTGCGCAGATCCAGGCGCACCTGATGTCCCACCAGTACGAGAGCCTGTTGAAGAAGGCCAACCTGAAGGGCGGTTCGCGCGGTCTGTCCCGCGGCTGA